GTCCCTGCCTGATGCAATGTTGGAAGGAATGAGGAGAAGGATATGAAAGCCGGCTGGATGACGATGCCGCTCGCATTCGTCGCGACGTTCGCCTTCATGTTCGTCGTCGGGACGTCCGGGGCAGGCCCGGACGCGGACACGGACGGTGATGGCGTCCAGGACAACATCGACAACTGCAGCGCGAAGGCCAACGCGTCGCAGACGGACACGGACCACGACGGCTACGGCAACGCCTGCGATGCCGACTTCACGAACGACGGTACGGTCGGCGCCCCCGACTTCGCCGTCCTGCTGTCGACCTTCACGAAGTCCGAGGGTGCCGTCGGCTACGTGCCCGCCGTCGACTGCAACGACGATGGCGTGGTCGGTGCTCCCGACTTCGCGTGCCTGCTCTCGCAGTTCGCCGGAGTTCCCGGTCCCGAGGGCCGCGGCTGCGGCAACACCACGGGCGCCGAGTGCCCGGCCCCGGCGCTGCCCTTCTAGTCTCCTGCGGGAGGCTCGAGAGGCGTCGCTCTTTCGTAAACCATTCCTGTTTCGAGTTTCTGGGAAGGAACTGAGGAGTTGAACATGAACAAGATGAAGCGGACTTTCGCACTCGTTGCGGCGGCCGCCGGAATCACGCTCGCCGCGGGCAGCGCACAGGCGGTCTCGTCCGTCGACTTCGTGTGGCTGAACTCGGGCACGCCGACGGTGACGTCGCCGGCGGCTTCCTCGACGATCACGGGTGCGCTCGTCCTCACGGGTGACGCTCCCGGCGCCTGGCTGATCGTCTTCACGATGCAGTACGACACGGCCGAGCTCGACTTCGTGCAGGGCACGGAGCTGACGACCCAGATCGGGCCGCCCATGCAGGCGAACTCGATCGGTCCGATCACGCCGGGCGTCCAGGTCGACACGATCGCCGGTACGGTGAACTGGGACTTCCAGGGCCAGTTCACGAACCTGACGGGCTGCACCGCGGGCTGCGTCATCACGCTCGGCACGGTGAAGTTCCACGTGTCGAACGCGGCCAACGACGGCACGGACCGCGACATTCGCCTCGGCGAGTTCTCGGTCGGCCTCGACGGCACGTTCGCCGGCGACGGCA
This genomic interval from Myxococcota bacterium contains the following:
- a CDS encoding thrombospondin type 3 repeat-containing protein, giving the protein MKAGWMTMPLAFVATFAFMFVVGTSGAGPDADTDGDGVQDNIDNCSAKANASQTDTDHDGYGNACDADFTNDGTVGAPDFAVLLSTFTKSEGAVGYVPAVDCNDDGVVGAPDFACLLSQFAGVPGPEGRGCGNTTGAECPAPALPF
- a CDS encoding PEP-CTERM sorting domain-containing protein (PEP-CTERM proteins occur, often in large numbers, in the proteomes of bacteria that also encode an exosortase, a predicted intramembrane cysteine proteinase. The presence of a PEP-CTERM domain at a protein's C-terminus predicts cleavage within the sorting domain, followed by covalent anchoring to some some component of the (usually Gram-negative) cell surface. Many PEP-CTERM proteins exhibit an unusual sequence composition that includes large numbers of potential glycosylation sites. Expression of one such protein has been shown restore the ability of a bacterium to form floc, a type of biofilm.): MNKMKRTFALVAAAAGITLAAGSAQAVSSVDFVWLNSGTPTVTSPAASSTITGALVLTGDAPGAWLIVFTMQYDTAELDFVQGTELTTQIGPPMQANSIGPITPGVQVDTIAGTVNWDFQGQFTNLTGCTAGCVITLGTVKFHVSNAANDGTDRDIRLGEFSVGLDGTFAGDGSDIPMNYGSGAVTGAVPEPTTALLVVGGLLGLGYAGRRSAR